One genomic window of Malaciobacter molluscorum LMG 25693 includes the following:
- a CDS encoding FtsW/RodA/SpoVE family cell cycle protein, protein MRLFDKRIVSHFDYLIIILILPLILLSYHLISETNDALANKQLIYFSLSIPFFLGVFILPIRKYIRLIPLFYWIGIALLLAVELWGESRLGAKRWLSLPFVSSTIQPSEIIKPVFILMLGYLIHNNPPPRGGYGLKDFIYFSFYILLPFVLIAIEPDLGTALVLVLVGYGILFVIGVSWKIWATILFVIAISSPLSYTYLIKDYQKKRIKDFISEKPSYHVQQSIIAIGSGGLVGKDSDEATQTQLKFLPIATSDFIFAFFVERYGFLGSLGLILIYAFIIFHLLLMNYYYKDDYVIRVFASGLGLLMFLNMSVNILMVIGFAPVVGLPLPMFSYGGSSFINFIVLFAILENLLAFRFMDMYDFERKL, encoded by the coding sequence ATGCGTTTATTTGACAAAAGAATTGTATCTCATTTTGATTATTTAATTATAATCTTAATTTTACCATTAATACTATTATCATATCATTTGATAAGTGAAACAAATGATGCATTGGCCAATAAACAACTTATATATTTTTCATTATCTATACCATTTTTTCTAGGAGTATTTATTTTACCTATTAGAAAATATATAAGATTGATTCCTTTATTTTACTGGATTGGTATTGCACTTTTACTTGCTGTTGAATTATGGGGTGAATCTAGATTGGGGGCTAAACGTTGGCTTAGCTTACCTTTTGTTAGTTCAACTATTCAACCCTCAGAGATAATAAAACCAGTATTTATATTAATGCTTGGATATTTAATACATAATAATCCACCACCAAGAGGTGGTTATGGACTTAAAGATTTTATATATTTTTCTTTTTATATATTATTACCATTTGTATTAATTGCAATAGAACCTGATTTGGGTACTGCCTTGGTTCTAGTATTAGTTGGATATGGAATACTTTTTGTAATCGGAGTTAGTTGGAAAATTTGGGCAACAATTCTATTTGTAATTGCAATTAGTTCTCCTTTGAGTTACACATATTTAATAAAAGATTATCAGAAAAAAAGAATAAAAGATTTTATATCTGAAAAACCTAGTTATCACGTACAACAATCAATTATTGCTATTGGTTCGGGTGGACTTGTTGGTAAAGATAGTGATGAAGCTACACAAACTCAACTTAAATTTTTACCTATTGCAACAAGTGATTTTATTTTTGCATTTTTTGTTGAAAGATATGGTTTTTTAGGTTCACTTGGATTGATTTTAATTTATGCTTTTATTATTTTTCATTTACTTTTAATGAATTATTATTATAAAGATGATTATGTCATTAGAGTTTTTGCTTCGGGACTTGGGTTGTTAATGTTTTTAAATATGAGTGTAAATATACTAATGGTTATTGGTTTTGCACCTGTTGTTGGTTTACCTTTACCTATGTTTTCATATGGTGGAAGTTCTTTTATAAATTTTATTGTATTATTCGCTATTTTAGAAAATCTATTAGCCTTTAGGTTTATGGATATGTATGATTTTGAAAGGAAATTATAA
- the speB gene encoding agmatinase: protein MKAQQSCFIGFEQEFEESKAVLFGAPFDGTTSFKPGARFASSAMREDSWAIESYSPYFDKDLEDLNLFDYGDLELPFGDKKTALRIIQEHVQQIIDANKIPIMIGGEHLVSLAPVKALSKKYDDLNIIHFDAHTDLRKDYLGEALSHATVLRRIYDQVGDNKVNQFCIRSGLKEEFEWAKEHTHLEKFTYKTLPDCVKRLENKPVYITIDLDVLDPSVFPGTGTPEPGGIDFHEMLDIINILSKLNNVVGMDVVELSPKFDASGVSTAVACKTLRELVLATIKN from the coding sequence GTGAAAGCACAACAAAGCTGTTTTATTGGATTTGAACAGGAATTTGAAGAATCAAAAGCTGTACTATTTGGAGCACCATTTGATGGAACAACATCATTTAAACCTGGAGCTAGATTTGCATCAAGTGCAATGAGAGAAGACTCTTGGGCAATTGAGAGTTATTCTCCATATTTTGATAAAGATTTAGAAGATTTAAATCTTTTTGATTATGGTGATTTAGAACTTCCTTTTGGAGATAAAAAAACTGCACTTAGAATAATACAAGAACATGTGCAACAAATCATAGATGCTAATAAAATTCCAATTATGATTGGTGGTGAACACTTAGTATCTTTAGCACCAGTTAAAGCATTAAGCAAAAAATATGATGATTTAAATATTATACATTTTGATGCACATACAGATTTAAGAAAAGATTATTTAGGTGAAGCATTAAGTCATGCTACTGTTTTAAGAAGAATCTATGATCAAGTAGGTGATAACAAAGTAAATCAATTTTGTATTAGAAGTGGTTTAAAAGAGGAGTTTGAGTGGGCAAAAGAACATACTCATTTAGAAAAATTTACTTATAAAACTTTACCTGATTGTGTAAAAAGACTAGAGAATAAACCAGTTTATATAACAATTGATTTAGATGTTTTAGATCCTAGTGTATTCCCTGGGACTGGTACTCCAGAACCAGGTGGAATTGATTTTCATGAGATGCTTGATATAATTAATATTTTAAGCAAATTAAATAATGTTGTTGGAATGGATGTAGTTGAATTAAGTCCAAAGTTTGATGCAAGTGGTGTATCAACAGCAGTTGCATGTAAAACTTTAAGAGAATTAGTTCTAGCTACAATAAAAAATTAA
- a CDS encoding coproporphyrinogen III oxidase family protein, translating to MINNIKDVIINNIVNSIINKTFDSSVKIVKTSNKDNKFNHLKKDASYLLYIHIPFCDNLCPFCTFHKYKYDEKKAVKYFENLRKEIHILKNYDIKIDSIYIGGGSPLIHEEEIIKTLKLLKNIFKVEDISCETDPNHIKPTTINNLKGLVKRLSIGIQSFDNDILKELSRFDRFGDKDTLINKIKKIQGILPITNLDLIFNLPNQTKKSLKNDIKIAKELNVEQITTYPLMSSNLNSKFINRFELNKNKENFYNIICDMLEDYHMNNMWSFSKECEEKLNDEYVSTYNEYIGLGSGGFSYLDGNLFVNSYDLDNYENLLNIKKDSTIAKSTFTKKQMIQYYFLCTLFSGSFNIKKYERLFDINLEKYLKKEIFLLKKLDFIYIENEVIYLTKKGKYLLIVVMANFYSKMDKVRAIFKNKIIV from the coding sequence ATGATTAATAATATAAAAGATGTAATAATAAATAATATAGTAAATAGTATTATAAATAAAACATTTGACTCATCAGTAAAAATAGTTAAAACATCAAATAAAGATAATAAATTTAATCATTTAAAAAAAGATGCTTCTTATTTATTATATATTCATATTCCATTTTGTGACAATTTATGTCCATTCTGCACATTTCATAAATATAAATATGATGAAAAAAAAGCTGTAAAATATTTTGAAAACTTGAGAAAAGAGATACATATTTTAAAAAATTATGATATTAAAATTGACTCAATTTATATTGGAGGAGGAAGTCCTTTAATACATGAAGAAGAAATTATTAAAACTCTAAAACTTCTTAAAAATATTTTCAAAGTAGAAGATATATCATGTGAAACTGATCCAAATCACATAAAACCTACTACAATAAATAATCTAAAAGGTTTAGTAAAAAGATTATCAATAGGTATTCAAAGTTTTGATAATGATATATTAAAAGAATTAAGTAGATTTGATAGATTTGGAGATAAAGATACATTAATTAATAAAATAAAAAAAATTCAAGGTATTTTACCTATTACAAATCTTGATTTGATATTTAATCTTCCAAATCAAACAAAAAAATCGTTAAAAAATGATATTAAAATAGCAAAAGAACTAAATGTTGAACAAATAACAACATATCCTTTAATGAGCTCAAATTTAAATAGCAAATTTATTAATAGATTTGAATTAAATAAAAATAAAGAAAACTTCTATAATATAATTTGTGATATGCTAGAAGATTATCACATGAATAATATGTGGTCCTTTTCTAAAGAGTGTGAAGAAAAATTGAATGATGAGTATGTATCTACATATAATGAGTATATTGGTTTAGGAAGTGGAGGTTTTAGTTATTTAGATGGTAATTTATTTGTAAATAGCTATGATTTAGATAATTATGAAAATCTTTTAAATATAAAAAAAGATTCAACTATTGCAAAAAGTACATTTACAAAAAAACAGATGATACAATACTATTTTTTATGTACACTTTTTTCTGGCTCATTTAATATCAAAAAATATGAGAGATTATTTGATATAAATTTAGAAAAATATTTAAAAAAAGAGATATTTTTATTAAAAAAACTAGATTTTATATATATTGAAAATGAAGTAATATATTTAACAAAAAAAGGGAAATATTTGTTAATCGTAGTTATGGCTAACTTTTATTCCAAAATGGATAAAGTTAGAGCCATATTTAAAAATAAAATTATTGTTTAA
- the phsA gene encoding thiosulfate reductase PhsA yields MSSTYTRRDFLKTTSFSAILAGTSCMAGKLGSLDTPMFDDINKTVNTYCEMCSSRCQVEAKVKKGKVTFIQGNSHSKGMNTSICARGASGHSQLYDEQRLVKPLIRVGKRGEDKWMAVSYEEAFNFISEKLSKIKKEYGAKSVLFSAKTGEQFNHLATFTSLFGSPNLFSHVSTCPITYKVAFHHTYGAGLKRDFSNSKYILNFGHNLFEGIAVSKTKKFAKAVNKDSCKLVVLEPRFSIVASKADEWHSVKPGTDLAFVLSLIHVWLRDGKYDKEFVKNYTVGIEQLIESTKTTTPKWQEKITGIKAEVVERIANEIYAAAPSCIIDWGHKTTTGQSEFQRTRAILVANALMGNLEKEGGLFFGKKAKTVNKIANMNIAPTISNPDKHIKIVKDLRIDRASQKGDNIFVSRKYGVLMDIPDAILSKKPYEVKAWVMTRTNPLITVANPEKMKEAMNKLDLIVVNDVYMSETAQIADVVLPEATYLERDEGIQDISSKAPAYMMRNKVVEPINKTLTSYEIFRTLAKKMNIDSKYKWDNINSYRAHQASGNIKLLEKLAKDGYVSFGIPSLLYREKSYVDKFVEKYPSASSNLDENGLFTKMIKFKTPSGKIEIFSQTIEDAFPGYGVPANHDMDVQKGYPYIITSGKTAIHTNGHTQNIPYLNMLMSDNPVWINPITAKKENLKNGDKIFLENSVGKEKATVFITEGIRPDTLFVYMGFGRDSKELKRADGKGTCQSKLLPLDKGPVCSTMITNTGVKITRA; encoded by the coding sequence ATGAGTAGTACTTATACAAGAAGAGATTTTCTTAAAACTACTTCTTTTTCTGCAATATTGGCAGGTACATCTTGTATGGCGGGTAAGCTAGGCTCTCTAGATACTCCTATGTTTGATGATATAAATAAAACTGTTAATACATATTGCGAAATGTGTAGTAGTAGATGCCAGGTTGAAGCTAAAGTAAAAAAAGGAAAAGTTACTTTTATCCAAGGTAACTCACATTCAAAAGGAATGAATACTTCAATCTGTGCAAGGGGTGCTTCAGGTCATTCTCAATTATATGATGAACAAAGATTAGTAAAACCACTTATTAGAGTTGGTAAACGTGGTGAAGATAAATGGATGGCTGTTTCATATGAAGAGGCTTTTAATTTTATATCTGAAAAATTAAGTAAAATTAAAAAAGAGTATGGAGCAAAATCTGTGCTATTTTCTGCAAAAACAGGTGAACAATTTAATCATTTAGCAACTTTTACAAGTCTATTTGGTAGTCCTAATCTATTTTCACATGTATCAACTTGTCCTATTACATATAAAGTCGCATTTCATCATACTTATGGAGCTGGATTAAAAAGAGATTTTTCAAACTCTAAGTATATATTAAATTTTGGACATAATTTATTTGAAGGAATTGCAGTTAGTAAAACAAAAAAATTTGCTAAAGCTGTAAATAAAGATAGTTGTAAATTAGTTGTTCTAGAACCAAGATTTTCAATAGTTGCATCAAAAGCTGATGAATGGCATAGTGTAAAACCAGGTACTGATTTAGCTTTTGTTTTATCATTAATTCATGTTTGGTTACGAGATGGAAAATATGACAAAGAGTTTGTGAAAAATTATACAGTAGGAATTGAGCAATTAATAGAAAGTACAAAAACAACAACACCTAAATGGCAAGAAAAAATTACTGGAATAAAAGCTGAAGTTGTTGAGAGAATTGCAAATGAGATTTATGCAGCAGCTCCTTCATGTATTATTGACTGGGGTCATAAAACAACAACAGGTCAAAGTGAATTTCAAAGAACAAGAGCAATTTTGGTTGCAAATGCTTTAATGGGAAATTTAGAAAAAGAGGGTGGTTTATTTTTTGGTAAAAAAGCAAAAACAGTAAATAAAATTGCAAATATGAATATTGCTCCTACAATTTCAAATCCTGATAAACATATAAAAATTGTAAAAGATCTAAGAATAGATAGAGCAAGTCAAAAAGGTGATAATATTTTTGTTTCAAGAAAATATGGTGTATTAATGGATATTCCTGATGCAATTTTGTCAAAAAAACCTTATGAAGTTAAAGCTTGGGTTATGACAAGAACAAATCCTTTAATTACTGTTGCAAATCCTGAAAAAATGAAAGAGGCAATGAATAAATTAGATTTAATTGTTGTAAATGATGTTTATATGTCAGAAACTGCTCAAATAGCAGATGTTGTTCTTCCTGAAGCTACATATTTAGAAAGAGATGAAGGAATTCAAGATATTTCTTCTAAAGCACCTGCATATATGATGAGAAATAAAGTAGTTGAACCAATAAATAAAACATTGACTAGTTATGAAATTTTTAGAACTTTAGCTAAAAAAATGAATATTGATTCTAAATATAAATGGGATAATATAAATAGTTATAGAGCTCATCAAGCAAGTGGTAATATAAAATTATTGGAAAAATTAGCAAAAGATGGATATGTTTCTTTTGGTATTCCTTCTTTACTTTATAGAGAAAAATCTTATGTTGATAAATTTGTAGAAAAATATCCTAGTGCATCATCAAATTTGGATGAAAATGGATTATTTACTAAGATGATTAAATTTAAAACTCCTAGTGGAAAAATAGAGATTTTTTCTCAAACAATTGAAGATGCATTTCCTGGATATGGTGTTCCTGCAAATCATGATATGGATGTACAAAAAGGGTATCCATATATTATTACTTCTGGTAAAACAGCAATCCATACAAATGGACATACTCAAAATATTCCATATTTGAATATGTTAATGAGTGATAATCCAGTATGGATAAATCCAATTACTGCAAAAAAAGAGAATCTTAAAAATGGAGATAAAATCTTTTTAGAAAATAGTGTTGGTAAAGAAAAAGCAACTGTATTTATTACAGAGGGTATAAGACCAGATACTTTATTTGTTTATATGGGATTTGGTAGAGATTCAAAAGAATTAAAAAGAGCTGATGGTAAAGGTACATGTCAATCAAAATTATTGCCTTTAGATAAAGGCCCAGTATGTTCAACAATGATTACAAATACTGGTGTAAAAATCACTAGAGCTTAA
- a CDS encoding 4Fe-4S dicluster domain-containing protein: MKKKFRMIHDENLCIGCQACSVACRSENDVPDNVFRMQVQIETKGIFPDLKMNMQRHSCVMCEDAPCVTVCPTGASFQTKDGLVQIDHRLCVSCKYCVVACPYDARFMNPITKNIEKCTFCYSNRVSKGLEPACVTVCPTDALVFGDINDTTSEVYKKAKESNLLYPKANLGTKPKVAFVPNKKGVSYE; encoded by the coding sequence ATGAAAAAGAAATTTAGAATGATACATGATGAGAATTTATGTATAGGTTGTCAAGCATGTAGTGTTGCATGTAGAAGTGAAAATGATGTACCTGATAATGTATTTAGAATGCAAGTTCAAATTGAAACTAAAGGAATATTTCCTGATTTAAAAATGAATATGCAAAGACACTCTTGTGTAATGTGTGAAGATGCACCATGTGTAACTGTTTGTCCTACAGGGGCATCATTTCAAACAAAAGATGGACTTGTTCAAATTGATCATAGATTATGTGTCTCTTGTAAATATTGTGTTGTTGCATGTCCTTATGATGCTAGATTTATGAATCCAATAACAAAAAATATAGAGAAATGTACTTTTTGTTACTCTAATAGAGTTTCTAAAGGATTAGAACCTGCATGTGTGACAGTTTGTCCAACTGATGCATTAGTATTTGGTGATATAAATGATACAACTTCAGAAGTATATAAAAAAGCAAAAGAGAGTAATCTTTTATATCCTAAAGCTAACTTAGGAACTAAACCAAAAGTTGCATTTGTTCCTAATAAAAAAGGAGTAAGTTATGAATAA
- the nrfD gene encoding NrfD/PsrC family molybdoenzyme membrane anchor subunit, protein MNNVWGSMAQYDVINWPWPIAVYLFLAGASAGSIIIALLVKWNRHDKEVATIWDAMVKAGALISPLTIIVGLILLILDLGKPLSFYWLLISYNFESVMTLGVIALFLYTPLSLVFTALIFEDVIKKNALLSIIYPVVNYVKSYSKYAKKIEYVLFFLALIVGAYTGFLLSANMSIPMWNSPILPILFLASGISAGIAGNILVGMLFFKSSINKESIKYLLMLDLRVIMLEIPLLCLLFIGMFYSGGAAKVSAMQALSVGNWALVFWVGVIAVGLVAPVVIALTALKNHDYKVKFILFNSIVVLIGVILLRFYIVYAGQIFTGAI, encoded by the coding sequence ATGAATAATGTATGGGGAAGTATGGCTCAGTATGATGTAATAAACTGGCCGTGGCCAATTGCTGTTTATCTTTTTTTAGCAGGAGCTAGTGCAGGTTCTATTATTATTGCTTTATTAGTAAAATGGAATAGACATGATAAAGAAGTAGCAACAATTTGGGATGCGATGGTAAAAGCGGGTGCCTTAATATCACCTTTAACAATTATTGTTGGTTTAATTTTATTGATTTTAGATTTAGGTAAACCTTTATCTTTTTATTGGTTATTAATTAGTTATAATTTTGAATCGGTTATGACATTAGGTGTAATTGCATTATTTTTATATACACCTTTATCATTAGTTTTTACTGCACTTATTTTTGAGGATGTAATCAAAAAAAATGCATTATTATCAATAATTTATCCAGTGGTTAATTATGTAAAATCATATTCAAAATATGCAAAAAAAATAGAGTATGTATTATTCTTTTTAGCATTAATAGTAGGAGCATATACAGGATTTTTATTATCAGCAAATATGAGTATTCCTATGTGGAACTCTCCTATATTACCAATTTTATTTTTAGCTTCTGGAATTTCAGCAGGAATTGCAGGAAATATATTAGTTGGAATGTTATTTTTCAAAAGTAGTATAAATAAAGAGAGTATAAAATATCTTTTAATGTTAGATTTAAGAGTTATTATGCTTGAGATACCTCTTTTATGTTTACTTTTTATAGGAATGTTTTATTCTGGTGGTGCTGCAAAAGTTTCTGCTATGCAAGCTTTAAGTGTTGGAAATTGGGCTTTAGTTTTTTGGGTTGGAGTAATTGCTGTTGGATTAGTTGCACCTGTAGTAATTGCATTAACAGCATTAAAAAATCATGATTATAAAGTTAAATTTATTTTATTTAATTCTATAGTTGTATTAATTGGAGTTATACTTCTTAGATTTTATATTGTTTATGCAGGTCAAATTTTTACGGGAGCAATATAA
- a CDS encoding response regulator transcription factor has translation MKILLLEDDYNYNESIKEYLEDRGFIVDSFYDGQSALEAIVENKYYLAILDIKVPKLNGHEVIKYLKDINDKTPIIITTSLVDIDNITIGYQLGCKDYLKKPFELKELELRINTILETQYNINTKKIKHLENNYSFDISNRLLKYSNEVIDLSVKEKELVEFLVSNSNTYCDIETIRENVWEGKEINHADIRMYIRKIRLKTYKGFIVSHRGLGYKIVVS, from the coding sequence ATGAAAATATTACTTTTAGAAGATGATTATAATTATAATGAAAGTATAAAAGAGTATCTAGAAGATAGAGGTTTTATTGTAGATAGTTTTTATGATGGACAATCTGCATTAGAGGCAATTGTTGAAAATAAATACTATCTTGCAATATTAGATATAAAAGTGCCAAAATTAAATGGACATGAAGTTATAAAATATCTAAAAGATATAAATGATAAAACTCCAATAATTATAACTACTTCGTTAGTTGATATAGATAATATAACAATTGGTTATCAATTAGGTTGTAAAGATTATTTAAAAAAACCATTTGAATTAAAAGAGTTAGAGTTAAGAATAAATACAATTTTAGAAACTCAATATAATATAAATACAAAAAAGATTAAACATTTAGAAAATAATTACTCTTTTGATATATCAAATAGATTATTGAAATATAGTAATGAAGTAATTGATTTAAGTGTAAAAGAAAAAGAACTTGTAGAGTTTTTAGTTAGTAATTCAAATACTTATTGTGATATTGAAACTATAAGAGAAAATGTATGGGAAGGTAAAGAGATAAACCATGCAGATATAAGAATGTATATAAGAAAAATAAGATTAAAAACTTATAAAGGTTTTATAGTTTCTCATAGAGGTTTAGGATATAAAATTGTCGTTTCCTAG
- a CDS encoding sensor histidine kinase, translating into MSFPSNEKKLAYFYTFLLMILFSIPVYFTLSYAFENELIVKQMELENYANELEKNIHSEKIGFARSVKVKFALFNKNQKAQTYNLSKKLENYEFNIYKSYPYLYYRKDIGNNIYNISYIICEIQLDYSKILLLATILFFIILINIYILNKSIIKNISRPYEVMQKYTNILFNDTMHELKTPLGIININLDLLSRKIGTSKHIQRMKIALKQIQINYESIEYYIKNKRVSYPKDKIDLSSYLNSRIDFFEDIANSKFININVYIQDNIFIFMNILELQRIVDNTLINAIKYSKPNSKIDITLISTLDKCLLSIKDYGCGIKDVKNVFKRFSREDQTQGGFGLGLNIIKNICDKNNIVIELKSKEDEGSNFTYIFELYKIKFLDRIEDEK; encoded by the coding sequence TTGTCGTTTCCTAGTAATGAAAAAAAACTTGCTTATTTTTATACTTTTTTATTGATGATTTTATTCTCAATACCTGTATATTTTACATTAAGTTATGCATTTGAAAATGAGTTAATAGTAAAGCAAATGGAACTTGAAAACTATGCAAATGAATTAGAAAAAAATATTCATTCTGAAAAAATAGGATTTGCAAGAAGTGTGAAAGTTAAGTTTGCTTTATTTAATAAAAATCAAAAAGCTCAAACTTACAATTTATCAAAAAAATTAGAAAATTATGAATTTAATATATATAAAAGTTATCCTTATTTATATTATAGAAAAGATATAGGAAATAATATTTATAATATTTCTTATATCATTTGTGAAATACAATTAGATTATTCTAAAATTCTATTATTGGCTACAATACTATTTTTTATTATTTTAATAAATATTTATATATTAAATAAAAGTATTATTAAAAATATTTCAAGGCCTTATGAAGTAATGCAAAAATATACAAATATTTTATTTAATGATACTATGCATGAGTTAAAAACTCCACTTGGTATCATAAATATTAATTTAGATTTATTATCTAGAAAAATAGGAACTTCTAAACATATTCAACGAATGAAAATAGCATTAAAACAAATACAAATTAATTATGAGTCAATAGAATATTATATAAAAAATAAGAGAGTATCTTATCCTAAAGATAAAATAGATTTATCATCTTATTTAAATTCAAGAATAGACTTTTTTGAAGATATCGCAAATTCTAAATTTATTAATATAAATGTCTATATTCAAGATAATATATTTATTTTTATGAATATATTAGAATTGCAAAGAATAGTTGATAATACTTTAATAAATGCAATAAAATACTCTAAACCAAATAGTAAAATTGATATAACACTTATTTCTACACTTGATAAATGTTTATTATCTATTAAAGATTATGGATGTGGTATAAAAGATGTAAAAAATGTATTTAAACGTTTTTCAAGAGAAGACCAAACACAAGGTGGTTTTGGGTTAGGATTAAATATAATTAAAAATATTTGTGATAAAAATAATATAGTTATTGAATTAAAATCAAAAGAAGATGAAGGCTCAAATTTCACATATATTTTTGAACTTTATAAGATAAAATTTTTAGATAGAATAGAAGATGAAAAATAG
- a CDS encoding cache domain-containing protein encodes MKNRNIIGIILIVLFSASTLIWVFNNYLTSQKKQKDEKIIDLYLGELSGLINKNKNLVLTASVLLAKDESIKKCLKTDNQNSCFKYLIKSKQGLLNTQIFDNLKIHVHDKDLKSFFRLWDPKKERDSLKSFRYSLSIVKEEKRSISCIEIGRYSMLIRGITPVFDEDKYIGSIEAITNFDSIIKHFRQQNISLYILMKNKYKNIASKIDFNNEQKLKNYILLNQTNKNISFLYDLKLDGTNYEKKGSFYLVSTPIYDIRKTIIGYYVLKLYL; translated from the coding sequence ATGAAAAATAGAAATATTATAGGTATTATTCTTATTGTACTTTTTAGTGCTTCAACATTAATTTGGGTATTTAATAATTATTTAACATCTCAAAAAAAACAAAAAGATGAAAAAATAATAGATTTATATCTTGGTGAATTATCAGGATTAATAAATAAAAATAAAAATTTAGTATTAACAGCTTCTGTTCTTCTTGCAAAAGATGAAAGCATAAAGAAATGTCTAAAAACAGATAATCAAAATAGTTGTTTTAAATATTTAATAAAATCAAAACAAGGATTATTAAATACTCAAATTTTTGATAATCTTAAAATACATGTTCATGATAAAGATTTAAAAAGTTTTTTTAGATTATGGGATCCTAAAAAAGAAAGAGATTCTTTGAAATCTTTTAGATACTCTTTGTCTATAGTAAAAGAAGAAAAAAGATCAATTTCATGCATTGAAATAGGGCGATATTCTATGTTAATAAGAGGAATTACCCCTGTTTTTGATGAAGATAAGTATATTGGATCAATAGAAGCAATAACTAACTTTGATTCAATTATAAAACATTTTAGACAACAAAATATAAGTCTTTATATTTTGATGAAAAATAAATATAAAAATATCGCATCAAAGATAGATTTTAACAATGAACAAAAATTAAAAAATTATATACTATTAAATCAAACAAATAAAAATATCTCTTTTTTGTATGATTTGAAATTAGATGGTACAAATTATGAAAAAAAAGGATCTTTTTATTTAGTTAGTACACCAATTTATGATATAAGAAAAACAATAATTGGATATTATGTCCTTAAATTATATTTATAA
- a CDS encoding energy transducer TonB: MKTIIFAFILSITIHILFLYNYKVQKKQENFIQENRLKPNSNKSSLTFVRLKKSKPIQSQQKPKTIDSTNKTEQKQQKEYTKVNKKILPQKKRTKKVIPITKEKEKKVVEKKQQLKKVDKQIQEQQKRSVKSDPLENFLLSNQVLDKELLDNETKSYIKLYGKEYDKFTKVQKEFLQNNLKSIGRITQNYLYKRGYPRIAVRTKQEGMNVIEFYLYPNGDISDMKIINSSSYSTLDKNTKETVETAYKDYPRPKEKTKIRIYVNYKILY, from the coding sequence ATGAAAACGATTATATTTGCTTTTATTTTATCTATTACTATACATATTCTTTTTTTATATAATTATAAAGTGCAAAAAAAACAAGAGAACTTTATACAAGAAAATAGATTAAAACCAAATTCAAATAAGAGTTCTTTAACTTTTGTTAGATTAAAAAAATCTAAACCTATTCAATCACAACAAAAACCAAAAACTATCGATTCAACAAATAAAACAGAACAAAAACAACAAAAAGAATATACAAAAGTTAATAAAAAGATTCTTCCTCAAAAGAAAAGAACAAAAAAAGTAATTCCAATAACTAAAGAAAAAGAAAAAAAAGTAGTTGAAAAAAAACAACAATTAAAAAAAGTAGATAAACAAATCCAAGAACAACAAAAAAGAAGTGTAAAATCAGACCCTTTAGAAAACTTTTTATTGTCAAACCAAGTATTAGATAAAGAGTTATTAGATAATGAAACAAAAAGTTATATTAAATTATATGGAAAAGAGTATGACAAATTCACAAAAGTACAAAAAGAGTTTTTACAAAATAATTTAAAAAGTATAGGAAGAATTACACAAAATTATCTTTATAAAAGAGGATATCCTAGAATTGCAGTTAGAACAAAACAAGAAGGAATGAATGTAATTGAATTTTATTTATATCCAAATGGGGATATAAGTGATATGAAAATAATCAATTCATCTAGTTATTCAACATTAGATAAAAATACAAAAGAAACTGTAGAAACTGCATATAAAGACTATCCTAGACCAAAAGAAAAAACAAAGATAAGAATATATGTTAATTATAAAATTTTATATTAA